The nucleotide sequence CAGCTTAATCTAGCTGCTTCTACAGTGCTGAATTGTGGGTTTTTTTGTTAGCCGTTTTTATAGAGAGTAGTGTTCGTTTCTAACTGGTGAAGCGATAAAAGCATCAatctttttgtgtgtctatGTGATTACTAACACTGTACAATGGAAGTTGGAACCTTTGAccttattttctttaaaattcccAATTCAGTCGTAAGCACAGTAAGATtgttcttggtttaagcctgagTGTGGATGGTTTCTCTTTCCATATGGGTTGCTGTATCTCCAGATTCCTTTCTAAAAGAATGATAATTTTATAGTAGttgagttttggtttctttatgtTTAGCAGCGGTTTCACTATGGATGCGGTGGGTGAAGGTTCTTCTACTCAAAAGAATGAGGTAGGAGAGAAGCCTGTGATTGTTAGAGTTAAGCGAAAAGTTGGACAGTCTTTGCTCGATGCTTTCTGTAagtttcgtctctctctctctctctctttgctggATGTGCTCTGTTTTGATCTTTGGTAGTTGATCTCTCTGTTTGTAGCTATTGTGTGGACGGTGAAAAACTGATATTGTTTTGGCATTTAGGGTTGGAGATAAATGAAAGACCACTCAAACGGCAGACTCTGGCTTTATCACAGCTTTCTATTTCTAATTCAGGTGAGAGAGGTAATATACTATATTATCTCTGGATCTTTGTGCTTATGTGATTATGGTTTGGACTCTGTGAAACTTCAGTATTGTTTATGTGGATATAGGTTCTTCTGTGTCAGAGGACGTGAAACCAAAGAAGGTGCTAGTGCGGCATTTGGAGACAGTCACGGACTATGATACCACGGCTGACATTATCCACTCTTTCTTTGTTAGTGAACTTTCTTATTCCGGTTGAGTTACAAACCCTGCacgttattgttgttgtttgtttgttctgataGTCATCATTTTGTGTTCTGCAGGAGTCTGATCTTAATGACAAAAGTGGCAGTAAAGTAAAGTTTGACGAACGGAAAATTTCATTCAAGAAAGACAATgtacattgtttttgttttaagaacTCTTAGTCCTAATTCAAGATTCTCAAACTCTTGAACTTTGTTCGTATGATGGTTTAATTCCTTTTCGTTTTGGCCTGTAGAGAAAGGATCAGCGCCTGACCAAAGCTGTACAACTGCAACAGGTATCTGCCTATTGGTCAAACAGTTTCTCTGAGATAAACATCTTAGGAGAAGATCTAATACCATTTTTAGATAACTAACTTGAGACTTCGGtaataatttaatcaaaatttccACTATCTGTTAGATTGCTGCAGAGAATGCTCGGTTTGAGCAGATATGGCGGAGTAGGAAGGGAAACAAGGAAGGTATCCATGATAGGTGTCATTTCTATGACATTCTTCGTGTTGATGCTGAAGAAAGACGAGACACTGCACAAGAGTAAGTTCCCTAGTATGTGTATTTGTAATTGAGATCTCAGATTCAGAAGTAGTTTAGCTGTAGTTTAAGAATCACGGTATTTAAAGTTGCACTCTTGTTCCGTAGGGTTACTTCCTTGGAGGACCAGAAAATGCTCGCTAGTTTCTTGCCTCTTCTCAGAGAGTGTATTCCAACAGCAGCTGAAGAGATTGAGGCTGATATTCATTCTAGTCGCACTGAAGAATATGTTTATGACTATTATGCTGTGAACGATGAGATGGATGTCAGCGAAGATAGTTGCAAGAGCCAGTTTCCTCTGTGCGTATTCGTTTTCCCGAGGACTACTTCACTTTGTCTCTTGTGTCACCTGCTGCTAATATGAGTTGTtgggtctttttttttcagtgtcATAGTCGAGGATGAAGATGACTTCTGCGATGGACCTGATGAATCAGACTACGACTCTGATGATTCAAATGGTACACTTTTTAACCATCCATATGTTCATATCCACTCTTATTTAACTAGAATTTCGTAGTTCTTGTTCTGTGGCGTTTGCTTTTCCAGCGCTCttagatatctttttttttattatgagtTAAACATTGAGCAGTTATCACTGGCATTGTTGAGCATTGATGGTTGTGTACTGTGTGACATAGAAACCGGAAGTCAagaaagaagtagtacttacttttttttttttttaatttgcgtGACTCAGCTGAAGAGCACCCAAAGAACGATTACCCAGATGAGATCTCTGAagacgaggaggaagaaaaaaaagaagatgatgatgatgatgatgatgaaacagaTGAAGAAAAGAGTGAAGCCTCTGATGAATCAGAAGACGAGGAGACTGCAGAAAGACATGTGAGAAGGGTCCTTGGAGACGACGAGTTTGATGATTATGAAGATTATGGAGAGGATGCGGATGGTTATGGGGACAGCGATGATGAGTTCGAGTCTAGTAAATGGTCTTACCGATGAGTTTTGTGTACTTAATGAAGATTATGCTTGGGTTATATTCTGATTAAGAGACAGTGAAGACCATTAGTGTAAGGCTGTGGAACAAAATTGTGCCTCCACTTTTAAACAAACGTAACCAAAAGTTGACACCTCCACGTCTGATCAATCATGAAATTAGATGGTGATATTGTTTATATTAATAGGGATGACATATTTCTTTAGGATAAAGAAATTAAACATACAGTATAAGATCCAATTATTTGTACGCATGATGGAATCCCGAAGACCAATTACTTGTTTACATCTTATAGAAGAAACAAGGAAAGAGCATACTCTTTCTTTGGATTCAGACTTATTCTTGTATTAGATTTTGTGACTATGGCGAGAGACGAACAGAGGAAATTTTACCAACATTAGGACCGGTTTTAGCCGGATCAAGAGGGAAGTAAAAAGGATACAACTCGTACCGGACATAGCAACTACTATACAAAACACGACAACCCTTCTTGTTGTGGCAAGTTGTCATGAAGCTCCCGACAGCAGTCGCAAAGCACTGAGCGCAATCCAACTCGGATAAGTCCCTCGTGCATTGGACCAAACCGTTTAGTGTCGCAAAAGGTGTCAGCTTTTTCTTACCTTTACCTAAACCTTGACTCTTAGGCAAAACGGCCTCAGACCTTATTTTGTCAAAGAGTGCCCCAAGCTCATTATCGAACGTTTTGGGATCGGTTTCGGTTACGTTAGCAACGTTGTAGTATATAAGACCAGCGCCCGTATCAAGTTTCCCTATGAAATTCTCTTGGCTGTAACGTAA is from Camelina sativa cultivar DH55 chromosome 20, Cs, whole genome shotgun sequence and encodes:
- the LOC104770907 gene encoding RNA-directed DNA methylation 4-like isoform X1 encodes the protein MDAVGEGSSTQKNEVGEKPVIVRVKRKVGQSLLDAFWLEINERPLKRQTLALSQLSISNSGERGSSVSEDVKPKKVLVRHLETVTDYDTTADIIHSFFESDLNDKSGSKVKFDERKISFKKDNRKDQRLTKAVQLQQIAAENARFEQIWRSRKGNKEGIHDRCHFYDILRVDAEERRDTAQEVTSLEDQKMLASFLPLLRECIPTAAEEIEADIHSSRTEEYVYDYYAVNDEMDVSEDSCKSQFPLVIVEDEDDFCDGPDESDYDSDDSNAEEHPKNDYPDEISEDEEEEKKEDDDDDDDETDEEKSEASDESEDEETAERHVRRVLGDDEFDDYEDYGEDADGYGDSDDEFESSKWSYR
- the LOC104770907 gene encoding RNA-directed DNA methylation 4-like isoform X2, translated to MDAVGEGSSTQKNEVGEKPVIVRVKRKVGQSLLDAFWLEINERPLKRQTLALSQLSISNSGSSVSEDVKPKKVLVRHLETVTDYDTTADIIHSFFESDLNDKSGSKVKFDERKISFKKDNRKDQRLTKAVQLQQIAAENARFEQIWRSRKGNKEGIHDRCHFYDILRVDAEERRDTAQEVTSLEDQKMLASFLPLLRECIPTAAEEIEADIHSSRTEEYVYDYYAVNDEMDVSEDSCKSQFPLVIVEDEDDFCDGPDESDYDSDDSNAEEHPKNDYPDEISEDEEEEKKEDDDDDDDETDEEKSEASDESEDEETAERHVRRVLGDDEFDDYEDYGEDADGYGDSDDEFESSKWSYR